In the Mytilus galloprovincialis chromosome 10, xbMytGall1.hap1.1, whole genome shotgun sequence genome, one interval contains:
- the LOC143048174 gene encoding uncharacterized protein LOC143048174 — MSDSEKLLDSDHESLPAGTSVHSLRDGISAHNTGNNDLVDTFSLFKTYLDGKIATLHKDLAVGNENFATKLKQEVSVKLKGEGNQIQFNFNCEIMADLVKLQKRIPDEDAACLKLVSGAILKVKKRNKLIRIADKSPAGWKTVREYESDDLASDSEDEKRIRSAETRAIRSIKEKKRPHPYRTATATASAPSAPMPNQHNARQNNYQQPPFRTGRRREPSSQDICYNCNQLGHWRTQCPLLFSTKPGVSGTTRQQN, encoded by the coding sequence ATGTCTGACTCCGAGAAACTTCTAGATTCCGACCATGAATCTTTGCCAGCTGGTACTAGTGTACATTCGTTGCGTGATGGTATTTCTGCACATAATACTGGGAATAACGACTTGGTGGATACTTTCTCTCTGTTTAAAACCTATCTTGATGGGAAGATCGCTACTCTACACAAAGATTTGGCAGTTGGCAACGAGAATTTTGCTACCAAACTCAAGCAGGAAGTTTCAGTTAAACTCAAAGGTGAGGGCAACCAGATACAATTCAACTTTAATTGTGAAATCATGGCCGACCTCGTGAAGCTCCAGAAGCGTATTCCTGATGAAGATGCAGCTTGTCTTAAATTGGTATCTGGAGCTATCCTTAAGGTTAAGAAGCGAAATAAACTCATCCGCATTGCAGACAAATCTCCTGCAGGATGGAAAACCGTccgtgaatatgaaagcgacgaCCTTGCCTCCGACTCCGAAGACGAGAAGCGCATTCGTTCTGCAGAAACCCGTGCCATCAGGAGTATCAAGGAAAAGAAAAGACCTCATCCTTATAGAACCGCTACAGCTACTGCTTCTGCTCCTTCTGCACCTATGCCTAATCAACATAACGCTAGACAAAACAACTACCAACAGCCGCCCTTTCGGACCGGCAGACGGAGGGAACCGTCATCTCAGGACATCTGTTACAACTGCAACCAGCTTGGCCACTGGCGAACTCAGTGCCCCCTCCTATTCAGTACAAAACCAGGTGTCTCAGGGACAACAAGGCAACAGAATTAA